The genomic segment CACGAAGAGCGTGTGGAAGAGGATCACGCCTACTATGGCATGCCATATCGTTGCGCGCTGCGTTGTGGCGCCTCCCACGAGAAGAGCCGCTATAGAGAACATGCCGACCTGCTCGTGGCTGTTATAGGTGTTCAGCGTGCCGATGTTCTGCAGGAAGACGAGTTGTCCCCAGGCGGCTATGACCGTGGAGAGTATCATGGCTATGATCCTGGTCTGATTCACCTTGATCCCCATGATCTCCGCGATGTGGAGATCCTGCCCAACCGCTCGCATGTCTTGTCCCAGTTTGGTCCTTAAGACAAAGGTTATTGCCAGGCACATGAGCGCCCCCAGCGCCAGCGTGACCACGGGTATGCGCACCCCGCCCACGAACGGCCAGATGATCATGTCGAGAGACTGCGCGGTGGCGATCAGGTCGACCGTGTTCCGCAGGCCCACTCCCGACGGTAGGAGAAGGGAGGGGTTCTTCATGGGTATGACCGACCCGACCAGGAAGAGAAATATCAGCTGGTAGATACCATTGACGAAGAAACCCAGTATCATACTGGTGATCATCTCTCGTCCCTTCGCCATGTTCAGCACGTGACCTGCAAACCATCCCGCAAGGACGGCTACGGGGGTCGCAAGCAGACACGCGAGGAGGAGACCTCCGATACCCGGCACGCCCCAGTACGTCACCACGATTATCGCGGCTTGGCCTGCCATAGCGCCTATTACGATGCCGAAGTTGAGTCCCATCCCGGCGGTCACCGGGATGAGGAGCGACAGCACCAACAGGGAATTGCGCGCGAGTCGCGTGACCACCTCGTTCAGCAGAAATGTCACATCCAGCCCCGCGACGATCACCATCGCCAGCGAAAGGGCAAGGAACAGGGCAGGCACGCTATTCGCCGCAAGCTGGCGCCGGACACCGGAGAAGACACTGCCGCCCGCTACGGCTGTGGTCTTGGCTCGCGAAACCTCTGCCATGTCTCTACTTACCTCCCGTCGCCCGCGTGAGAGCGTAAAGGATCATGCCGTTCGAGATGATGAGTCTTGCTACCTCCGAGATGTCGCCTTGGATGACCCTGCTTGTGACCGGAAGCGCGATCGTCAGAAGGGTCTGAAAGAGGACCGTGCCCACGATGACGTTGGATATGGTCGCCCTCTGCAGCCGCGCACCGCCGATGAGAATCGAGGCGACCGCCGGAAAGGCCATCATGAGAGGTGCCAGGTAGAGCTGGAGGAACCCGTAGCTTTGGGCGTACACGATGATGCCGACGGCACCTAGGACCGTCGAGAGCATGACGCCCGCAGCCTTCATTCGCCGGACGTCAATGCCCGCGGATCTTGCGAAGAGGGGGTTCGTCCCAGCGGCCAACATGGCGATTCCGAGTTTCGTCCGGAAAAACAGGTACACAAGGAAGCACAACAACAAGAAGAACCCGAGCAGCCCTCCTGAGACGCTCACACCGAACACGTTGAATACCAGGAAGTTGTTGAGCACCTTCCCGAAGTGATTGCTCAAGGTTAGGGTATATCTGAGACCTTGCCCACCGATAGCCCATATGAGCGCCGGGTTCTTGAACGGAGCCATCAGCCAGAAGACGCACATCAGGGCGACTATGGAGAACCCCGCGT from the Bacillota bacterium genome contains:
- a CDS encoding ABC transporter permease, which gives rise to MAEVSRAKTTAVAGGSVFSGVRRQLAANSVPALFLALSLAMVIVAGLDVTFLLNEVVTRLARNSLLVLSLLIPVTAGMGLNFGIVIGAMAGQAAIIVVTYWGVPGIGGLLLACLLATPVAVLAGWFAGHVLNMAKGREMITSMILGFFVNGIYQLIFLFLVGSVIPMKNPSLLLPSGVGLRNTVDLIATAQSLDMIIWPFVGGVRIPVVTLALGALMCLAITFVLRTKLGQDMRAVGQDLHIAEIMGIKVNQTRIIAMILSTVIAAWGQLVFLQNIGTLNTYNSHEQVGMFSIAALLVGGATTQRATIWHAIVGVILFHTLFVVSPLAGQKLLGVPQVGEYFRVFVAYGIIGVALALHAWRGRTAQRAAQEALAAPDQA
- a CDS encoding ABC transporter permease, whose protein sequence is MRVNLRQLVEQIGVPRLIIAGFLAALFAVAYATKMSVPQLISDSLIRVGMNGVLVLAMVPTIACGVGLNFGLPLGIICGLVGSLISMEMNLRGFAGFFAAVGCAVPLAVLVGYAYARLLESVRGQEMMVGTYAGFSIVALMCVFWLMAPFKNPALIWAIGGQGLRYTLTLSNHFGKVLNNFLVFNVFGVSVSGGLLGFFLLLCFLVYLFFRTKLGIAMLAAGTNPLFARSAGIDVRRMKAAGVMLSTVLGAVGIIVYAQSYGFLQLYLAPLMMAFPAVASILIGGARLQRATISNVIVGTVLFQTLLTIALPVTSRVIQGDISEVARLIISNGMILYALTRATGGK